A genomic segment from Anaeromyxobacter sp. encodes:
- the ispH gene encoding 4-hydroxy-3-methylbut-2-enyl diphosphate reductase produces the protein MDVKIARTAGFCWGVRRTVDQVMSVADQAVGPVVTLGPIIHNPQAVARMREKGVGTVNAIAEVAEGTTVVVRTHGAVQSELEAARARGLEVVDGTCPYVKYPQAMAQRLSKEGYHLVIVGDANHAEVKGVVSYAVGPCTVVKPGGPVPELKDKKVAVIAQTTCIGADFERVVGTLALRHKEVRAVNTICGDTEERQADARALAAEVDAVVVVGGKNSANTRHLAEICRDIQPRTWHVETEEELQPAWFEGCQTVGLSAGASTPDWVVEGVAGWLRQLR, from the coding sequence ATCGCCCGCACCGCCGGCTTCTGCTGGGGGGTGCGCCGCACGGTGGACCAGGTGATGAGCGTGGCCGACCAGGCGGTCGGCCCGGTGGTGACCCTGGGCCCCATCATCCACAACCCCCAGGCGGTGGCCCGCATGCGGGAGAAGGGCGTCGGCACCGTCAACGCCATCGCCGAGGTGGCCGAAGGCACCACCGTGGTGGTGCGCACCCACGGCGCCGTGCAGAGCGAGCTGGAGGCGGCCCGGGCCCGCGGCCTCGAGGTGGTGGACGGCACCTGCCCCTACGTGAAGTACCCGCAGGCCATGGCGCAGCGGCTCTCCAAGGAGGGCTACCACCTGGTCATCGTGGGCGACGCCAACCACGCCGAGGTGAAGGGCGTGGTCTCCTACGCGGTGGGCCCCTGCACGGTGGTCAAGCCGGGCGGCCCGGTGCCCGAGCTCAAGGACAAGAAGGTGGCGGTCATCGCCCAGACCACCTGCATCGGCGCCGACTTCGAGCGGGTGGTGGGGACGCTGGCCCTGCGCCACAAGGAGGTCAGGGCGGTCAACACCATCTGCGGCGACACCGAGGAGCGCCAGGCCGACGCCCGCGCGCTGGCCGCCGAGGTGGACGCGGTGGTGGTGGTGGGTGGGAAGAACTCCGCCAACACCCGCCACCTGGCCGAGATCTGCCGGGACATCCAGCCGCGCACCTGGCACGTCGAGACCGAGGAGGAGCTCCAGCCGGCCTGGTTCGAGGGCTGCCAGACGGTGGGCCTGTCGGCCGGCGCCTCCACCCCCGACTGGGTGGTGGAAGGCGTGGCCGGCTGGCTGCGCCAGCTGCGCTGA
- a CDS encoding 30S ribosomal protein S1, producing the protein MENQIPVTAEAEVEDFAAMFAASELQQGPVEEGKVVHGTVIQLTKDYAVIDIGYKSEGQVPMNEFAPGPGGEPGVKVGDKVEVLVESRENDTGMVVLSKEKADKMRIWDEISAACERDELVEGVIVGRVKGGLSVDIGVKAFLPGSQVDIRPVRNLDKLIGEKFKFKVIKFNKKRGNIVLSRRVLLEKEREELKKETLKNLKEGAILKGVVKNLTDYGAFIDLGGIDGLLHVTDMSWGRIGHPSEMFEVGAELRVVVLKFDPASERVSLGLKQIQEDPWHRADEKYPVGTRVKGKVVSLTDYGAFIELEQGVEGLVHVSEMSWTKRVKHPSKLVNQGDAVEAVVLDIDPKAKRISLGMKQIEANPWTLLEDKYPIGTTIRGEVRNVTDFGIFVGVEEGIDGLVHVSDISWTERIKHPGEKFKKGDVVEAVVLNIDVENERFSLGIKQANPDPWTTLAERHPVGSKAKGKVTKVTDFGAFVELEPGIEGLVHVSEMKDERVENPRDVVKEGDEIDVKVIDMDLQERKVALSIKALNRDGGEDDYREYLRKQGDGRARLGDLMEKFNRRK; encoded by the coding sequence ATGGAGAATCAGATTCCCGTCACGGCCGAGGCCGAGGTCGAAGATTTTGCCGCCATGTTCGCAGCCAGCGAGCTGCAGCAGGGCCCCGTCGAGGAAGGCAAGGTCGTCCACGGCACCGTCATCCAGCTGACCAAGGACTACGCGGTCATCGACATCGGCTACAAGTCCGAGGGTCAGGTGCCGATGAACGAGTTCGCCCCGGGTCCCGGCGGCGAGCCAGGCGTCAAGGTCGGTGACAAGGTCGAGGTTCTCGTCGAGTCGCGCGAGAACGACACGGGCATGGTCGTCCTCTCCAAGGAGAAGGCCGACAAGATGCGCATCTGGGACGAGATCTCGGCCGCCTGTGAGCGGGACGAGCTCGTCGAGGGCGTCATCGTGGGCCGCGTCAAGGGCGGCCTCTCGGTCGACATCGGCGTGAAGGCCTTCCTGCCGGGCTCCCAGGTGGACATCCGCCCGGTGCGCAACCTGGACAAGCTGATCGGCGAGAAGTTCAAGTTCAAGGTCATCAAGTTCAACAAGAAGCGCGGCAACATCGTCCTGTCGCGCCGCGTCCTCCTCGAGAAGGAGCGCGAGGAGCTCAAGAAGGAGACCCTCAAGAACCTGAAGGAGGGGGCCATCCTCAAGGGCGTGGTCAAGAACCTCACCGACTACGGCGCGTTCATCGACCTGGGCGGCATCGACGGCCTGCTGCACGTCACCGACATGTCGTGGGGCCGCATCGGCCACCCGAGCGAGATGTTCGAGGTGGGCGCCGAGCTCCGCGTGGTGGTCCTCAAGTTCGACCCCGCCTCCGAGCGCGTCAGCCTGGGCCTCAAGCAGATCCAGGAGGACCCGTGGCACCGCGCCGACGAGAAGTACCCGGTCGGCACGCGGGTCAAGGGCAAGGTGGTCAGCCTCACCGACTACGGCGCGTTCATCGAGCTCGAGCAGGGCGTCGAGGGCCTGGTGCACGTCTCCGAGATGAGCTGGACCAAGCGGGTCAAGCACCCGTCCAAGCTCGTCAACCAGGGTGACGCCGTCGAGGCCGTGGTGCTCGACATCGACCCCAAGGCCAAGCGGATCAGCCTCGGCATGAAGCAGATCGAGGCCAACCCGTGGACGCTGCTGGAGGACAAGTACCCCATCGGCACCACCATCCGCGGCGAGGTCCGCAACGTCACCGACTTCGGCATCTTCGTCGGCGTCGAGGAGGGCATCGACGGCCTGGTGCACGTGTCCGACATCTCCTGGACCGAGCGCATCAAGCACCCGGGCGAGAAGTTCAAGAAGGGTGACGTGGTCGAGGCCGTGGTGCTCAACATCGACGTCGAGAACGAGCGCTTCAGCCTGGGCATCAAGCAGGCCAACCCGGATCCGTGGACCACGCTGGCCGAGCGGCACCCGGTCGGCTCCAAGGCCAAGGGCAAGGTCACCAAGGTCACCGACTTCGGCGCCTTCGTGGAGCTCGAGCCGGGCATCGAGGGGCTGGTGCACGTCTCCGAGATGAAGGACGAGCGGGTCGAGAACCCCCGCGACGTGGTCAAGGAGGGCGACGAGATCGACGTCAAGGTCATCGACATGGACCTGCAGGAGCGCAAGGTGGCGCTCTCGATCAAGGCGCTCAACCGCGACGGCGGCGAGGACGACTACCGCGAGTACCTGCGCAAGCAGGGCGACGGCCGGGCCCGCCTCGGCGACCTGATGGAGAAGTTCAACCGGAGGAAGTAG